The Pseudomonas sp. FP2309 genome has a window encoding:
- a CDS encoding urease accessory protein UreD: MNLPVTPALFTPNWHAELELGYARFGDTTRPVMRRHIGPLRVQKHLYAEGPEVCQHIIVHPPGGIAGGDRLDITAHVATGAWAQLTSPGAAKWYRAGGPAFQQLALTVEAGATLEWLPQETIVFSAAQAELTTRIDLHGDARLFYWDVVALGRPASDERFDLGHFQSHLDIRRDGQLLWHERQRIVGADGLLDSPIGLDGQPVFATLLVTGEIGPDLLEHCRALPNAVRGDLTQLPGLLVARCLASEALLARAWLIDLWRLLRPALLGREAVSPRIWST, encoded by the coding sequence ATGAATTTGCCCGTAACCCCTGCCCTGTTCACCCCCAACTGGCATGCCGAACTGGAACTCGGCTACGCGCGTTTCGGCGACACCACGCGCCCGGTGATGCGCCGCCACATCGGCCCGCTGCGTGTGCAAAAGCACCTCTACGCCGAGGGCCCCGAGGTGTGCCAGCACATCATCGTGCACCCGCCCGGCGGAATTGCCGGCGGCGATCGCCTGGATATAACCGCCCATGTCGCCACAGGCGCCTGGGCGCAATTGACCAGCCCCGGTGCGGCCAAGTGGTACCGCGCCGGCGGCCCGGCGTTCCAGCAACTGGCGCTGACTGTCGAAGCCGGCGCCACTCTGGAATGGCTGCCCCAGGAAACCATCGTGTTCAGCGCCGCCCAGGCCGAACTCACCACCCGCATCGACCTGCACGGCGATGCCCGCCTTTTCTACTGGGACGTGGTTGCCCTCGGTCGCCCGGCCAGCGACGAGCGTTTCGACCTTGGGCACTTTCAATCGCACCTGGATATCCGCCGCGACGGCCAGTTGCTCTGGCACGAACGCCAGCGCATCGTCGGTGCCGACGGGTTGCTCGACTCGCCCATCGGCCTGGACGGGCAACCGGTGTTCGCCACCCTGCTGGTCACCGGCGAGATAGGCCCTGACCTGCTTGAACACTGCCGCGCGCTGCCGAACGCCGTGCGCGGCGACCTGACCCAACTGCCCGGCCTGCTGGTCGCGCGCTGCCTGGCCAGTGAAGCGTTGCTGGCACGGGCATGGTTGATTGATTTATGGCGGCTGTTGCGCCCGGCACTCCTTGGCCGCGAAGCCGTTTCACCACGAATCTGGAGCACCTGA
- the urtE gene encoding urea ABC transporter ATP-binding subunit UrtE produces the protein MLQVDKLHQYYGGSHILRGLSFDVKIGEVTCLLGRNGVGKTTLLKCLMGLLPAKEGAVNWEGKAITGFKPHQRVHAGIAYVPQGREIFGRLTVEENLLMGLSRFPGSEAREVPAFIYELFPVLLQMKHRRGGDLSGGQQQQLAIGRALASRPRLLILDEPTEGIQPSVIKEIGAVIKKLAARGDMAILLVEQFYDFAAELANQYLVMSRGEIVQQGRGENMESDGVRGLVTI, from the coding sequence ATGCTGCAAGTCGACAAGCTGCACCAATACTACGGCGGTAGCCACATCCTGCGCGGGCTCTCGTTTGACGTGAAGATCGGCGAAGTCACCTGCCTGCTCGGCCGTAACGGCGTGGGCAAGACTACGCTGCTCAAGTGCCTGATGGGCTTGCTGCCGGCCAAGGAAGGCGCGGTGAACTGGGAAGGTAAAGCCATCACCGGTTTCAAACCGCACCAGCGCGTGCACGCCGGCATTGCCTACGTGCCCCAGGGGCGGGAGATTTTCGGGCGGCTGACAGTGGAGGAAAACCTGCTGATGGGCCTCTCGCGGTTTCCCGGCAGCGAGGCCAGGGAAGTGCCCGCGTTTATCTACGAGCTGTTCCCGGTGCTGCTGCAGATGAAACATCGGCGCGGCGGTGACTTGTCCGGCGGTCAGCAGCAACAGTTGGCCATCGGCCGCGCCCTGGCCAGTCGCCCGCGCCTGTTGATTCTCGATGAGCCGACCGAAGGCATCCAACCGTCGGTGATCAAGGAGATCGGCGCCGTGATCAAAAAGCTCGCCGCCCGTGGCGACATGGCGATTCTGTTGGTGGAGCAGTTCTACGATTTTGCCGCTGAATTGGCCAACCAGTACCTGGTGATGTCCCGAGGTGAAATCGTGCAGCAGGGCCGTGGAGAAAATATGGAAAGCGACGGTGTGCGCGGTCTGGTAACCATCTAA
- the urtD gene encoding urea ABC transporter ATP-binding protein UrtD, producing the protein MLEPIFDAGSGRDAIGLGQAAGKGLNTRHGTILTLEDISVSFDGFKALNDLNLYIGVGELRCIIGPNGAGKTTLMDVITGKTRPSHGNAWFGETLDLTSLSEVQIAQAGIGRKFQKPTVFEALSVFENLELAQKTDKSVWASLRARLSGEQKDRIDEVLDTIRLTASVHRPAGLLSHGQKQFLEIGMLLMQDPQLLLLDEPVAGMTDAETEFTAELFKRLAGKHSLMVVEHDMGFVGSIADHVTVLHQGSVLAEGSLEQVQENERVIEVYLGR; encoded by the coding sequence ATGCTTGAACCTATCTTCGACGCCGGCAGCGGCCGCGACGCCATCGGCCTCGGCCAGGCCGCCGGCAAGGGCCTTAACACGCGCCATGGCACGATCCTGACCCTGGAAGACATCAGCGTCAGCTTCGATGGTTTCAAGGCGCTCAACGACCTCAACCTGTACATCGGCGTCGGCGAACTGCGCTGCATCATCGGCCCCAACGGCGCGGGCAAGACCACCCTGATGGACGTGATCACCGGCAAGACCCGGCCCAGCCACGGCAACGCCTGGTTCGGCGAAACCCTGGACCTGACCAGCCTGAGCGAAGTACAGATCGCCCAGGCCGGTATCGGCCGCAAGTTCCAGAAACCCACGGTATTCGAAGCCCTCAGCGTGTTCGAAAACCTGGAACTGGCGCAGAAGACCGACAAGTCGGTGTGGGCCAGCCTGCGTGCACGCCTGAGCGGCGAACAGAAAGACCGCATCGATGAAGTGCTCGACACTATTCGCCTGACCGCATCCGTGCATCGCCCCGCCGGCTTGTTGTCCCACGGCCAGAAGCAGTTCCTGGAGATCGGCATGCTGCTGATGCAGGACCCGCAACTGTTGCTGCTGGATGAACCGGTAGCGGGCATGACCGACGCCGAAACCGAGTTCACCGCCGAGCTGTTCAAGCGCCTGGCGGGCAAGCACTCGTTGATGGTGGTGGAGCACGACATGGGCTTTGTCGGCTCGATTGCCGACCACGTCACCGTATTGCACCAAGGCAGCGTGCTGGCCGAAGGGTCGCTGGAACAGGTGCAGGAAAACGAGCGCGTGATCGAGGTGTATTTAGGACGGTGA
- the urtC gene encoding urea ABC transporter permease subunit UrtC, whose amino-acid sequence MNQPLMLTAAQKAGPKATVAAGAIILILLLALPLCSLLTPENPLHVSAYTLTLVGKILCYAIVALALDLVWGYAGMLSLGHGLFFALGGYAMGMYLMRQAAGSELPAFMTFLSWTELPWYWAGTDHFLWALCLVVLAPGLLALVFGFFAFRSRIKGVYFSIMTQALTFAGMLLFFRNETGFGGNNGFTNFRSILGFGITEPGTRAVLFTATVLLLVASLYIGWRLAQSKFGRVLTALRDAENRLMFCGYDPRGFKLFVWVLSAVLCGLAGALYVPQVGIINPSEMSPTNSIEAAVWVALGGRGTLIGPLLGAGVVNGMKSWFTVAFPEYWLFFLGALFIIVTLYLPKGVIGLLKK is encoded by the coding sequence ATGAACCAGCCATTGATGCTCACGGCCGCGCAAAAGGCCGGTCCCAAGGCGACGGTTGCCGCCGGTGCGATCATCCTGATCCTGCTGCTGGCCTTGCCGTTGTGCTCACTGCTCACGCCGGAAAACCCGCTGCATGTGTCGGCCTACACCCTGACCCTGGTGGGCAAAATTCTCTGCTACGCCATCGTCGCCCTGGCCCTGGACCTGGTGTGGGGTTATGCCGGGATGCTGTCCCTGGGCCACGGTTTGTTTTTTGCCCTGGGCGGTTACGCGATGGGCATGTACCTGATGCGCCAGGCTGCCGGCAGTGAGTTGCCGGCGTTCATGACCTTTTTGTCGTGGACCGAACTGCCCTGGTACTGGGCCGGCACCGATCACTTCCTCTGGGCGCTGTGCCTGGTGGTGCTGGCGCCGGGTTTGCTCGCATTGGTGTTCGGTTTCTTCGCCTTCCGTTCGCGGATCAAGGGCGTGTACTTCTCGATCATGACCCAGGCCCTGACGTTCGCCGGGATGTTGTTGTTTTTTCGCAACGAGACGGGCTTTGGAGGCAACAACGGCTTTACCAACTTTCGCAGCATCCTGGGCTTTGGCATCACCGAGCCGGGCACGCGCGCCGTGCTGTTTACCGCCACGGTATTGCTGCTGGTGGCGAGCCTGTACATCGGCTGGCGCCTGGCGCAAAGCAAGTTCGGCCGCGTGCTGACCGCCCTGCGTGACGCCGAAAACCGCCTCATGTTCTGCGGCTACGACCCGCGCGGTTTCAAGCTGTTCGTGTGGGTGTTGAGCGCGGTGCTGTGCGGCCTGGCCGGGGCGTTGTATGTGCCGCAGGTGGGCATCATCAACCCCAGCGAAATGTCGCCGACCAACTCCATCGAAGCCGCCGTGTGGGTGGCCCTGGGCGGGCGCGGCACACTGATCGGCCCGCTGCTCGGCGCCGGCGTGGTCAATGGCATGAAGAGCTGGTTCACCGTGGCCTTCCCGGAGTACTGGCTGTTCTTTCTCGGCGCGCTGTTCATCATCGTCACCTTGTACCTGCCCAAGGGCGTCATCGGCCTGTTGAAGAAGTGA
- the urtB gene encoding urea ABC transporter permease subunit UrtB, giving the protein MPAALHRYFLALLLLLPLAVHASDAEDFLAANPAQQAKLLQDWAANPDPARIELVDALEQGQLTLNGETKTVRLNNRLRGLIDNVQASQQLLAADPKVRLTAARTLQKSAQPAQLKFLDQRVAAETDEGVHTALSLALANLQLVDPDPVIRLAAVRLLGSTGDPLARTRLEALLAPGIETDAGVHTAAETSLAQVKRKLMMGEILGQAFSGMSLGSILLLAALGLAITFGLLGVINMAHGEMLMLGAYSTYVVQLLMQRYVPAAIEFYPLVALPVAFFVTAAIGMALERTVIRHLYGRPLETLLATWGISLMLIQLVRLVFGAQNVEVANPQWLSGGIQVLPNLVLPYNRIVIIAFALFVVVLTWLLLNKTRLGLNVRAVTQNRNMAACCGVPTGRVDMLAFGLGSGIAGLGGVALSQIGNVGPDLGQSYIIDSFLVVVLGGVGQLAGSVTAAFGLGIANKILEPQIGAVLGKILILALIILFIQKRPQGLFALKGRVID; this is encoded by the coding sequence ATGCCCGCTGCCCTCCATCGCTATTTCCTGGCACTGCTGCTGTTACTGCCTTTGGCGGTACACGCAAGCGACGCCGAAGACTTCCTCGCCGCCAACCCGGCGCAACAAGCCAAACTCCTCCAGGACTGGGCCGCCAACCCCGACCCGGCGCGCATCGAGCTGGTGGACGCCCTGGAGCAAGGCCAGCTCACGCTCAACGGCGAAACCAAAACCGTGCGCCTGAACAACCGCCTGCGCGGCCTGATCGATAACGTACAAGCCAGCCAGCAACTGCTCGCCGCCGATCCCAAGGTCCGTTTGACCGCCGCGCGAACCCTGCAAAAAAGCGCACAACCGGCGCAGCTCAAATTCCTCGACCAGCGCGTCGCCGCCGAAACCGACGAAGGCGTGCACACCGCGCTGAGCCTGGCCCTGGCCAACCTGCAACTGGTCGACCCCGACCCGGTCATACGCCTGGCCGCCGTGCGTCTGCTCGGCAGCACCGGCGACCCGCTGGCCCGCACGCGCCTGGAAGCCTTGCTGGCCCCCGGCATCGAAACCGATGCCGGCGTGCACACCGCCGCCGAAACCAGCCTGGCCCAGGTCAAACGCAAATTGATGATGGGCGAGATCCTCGGCCAAGCCTTCAGCGGCATGTCCCTGGGGTCGATCCTGCTGCTGGCCGCGCTGGGCCTGGCGATCACCTTCGGCCTGCTCGGCGTGATCAACATGGCCCACGGCGAGATGCTGATGCTCGGCGCCTACTCCACGTACGTGGTGCAGTTACTGATGCAGCGCTACGTACCCGCAGCCATCGAGTTCTACCCGCTGGTGGCGCTGCCGGTGGCGTTTTTTGTGACCGCCGCCATCGGCATGGCGCTGGAACGTACGGTGATCCGCCACCTGTACGGCCGCCCCCTGGAAACCCTGCTCGCCACCTGGGGCATCAGCCTGATGCTGATCCAACTGGTGCGCCTGGTGTTCGGCGCGCAGAACGTCGAGGTGGCCAACCCGCAATGGCTGTCCGGCGGCATCCAGGTGTTGCCCAACCTGGTGCTGCCGTACAACCGCATCGTGATCATTGCCTTCGCACTCTTTGTTGTCGTGCTCACTTGGCTGCTGTTGAACAAGACGCGCCTGGGCCTTAACGTGCGCGCCGTCACCCAGAACCGCAACATGGCCGCCTGCTGCGGCGTGCCCACCGGGCGTGTGGACATGCTCGCGTTTGGCCTGGGTTCCGGCATCGCGGGCCTGGGCGGCGTGGCGCTGAGCCAGATCGGCAACGTCGGCCCGGACCTGGGCCAGAGCTACATCATCGACTCGTTCCTGGTGGTGGTGCTCGGCGGCGTCGGCCAACTGGCAGGGAGTGTCACCGCAGCGTTCGGCCTGGGCATTGCCAACAAGATTCTTGAACCGCAGATCGGTGCCGTGCTCGGCAAGATCCTGATCCTCGCGCTGATCATTCTGTTTATCCAGAAACGCCCGCAGGGACTCTTCGCACTGAAAGGACGGGTGATCGACTGA
- the urtA gene encoding urea ABC transporter substrate-binding protein — protein MKRRSLIKAFTLSASIAAMGMTWTVQAAETIKVGILHSLSGTMAISETSLKDMALMTIDEINAKGGVNGKMLEPVVVDPASNWPLFAEKGRQLLTQDKVAVVFGCWTSVSRKSVLPVFEELNGLLFYPVQYEGEEMSPNVFYTGAAPNQQAIPAVEYLMSEEGGSAKRFFLLGTDYVYPRTTNKILRSFLHSKGVADKDIEEVYTPFGHADYQTIVANIKKFSAGGKTAVISTVNGDSNVPFYKELANQGLKATDVPVVAFSVGEEELRGIDTKPLVGNLAAWNYFQSVENPVNKKFVADWKAYAKKHNLPGADKAVTNDPMEATYVGIHMWAQAAEKAKSTDVDKVREALAGQTFAAPSGFTLTMDKTNHHLHKPVMIGEIQADGQFSVVWQTQEPIRAQPWSPYIPGNDKKPDYAVKSN, from the coding sequence ATGAAGCGTCGCAGCTTGATCAAGGCTTTCACTTTGTCGGCATCCATTGCCGCTATGGGCATGACCTGGACGGTCCAGGCCGCCGAGACCATCAAGGTCGGCATTCTGCACTCGCTGTCCGGCACCATGGCCATCTCCGAAACGTCCCTCAAAGACATGGCGCTGATGACCATTGATGAGATCAACGCCAAGGGCGGCGTAAACGGCAAGATGCTCGAACCGGTGGTGGTGGACCCCGCGTCGAACTGGCCGCTGTTCGCCGAGAAAGGCCGCCAATTGCTGACCCAGGACAAGGTTGCCGTGGTATTCGGCTGCTGGACGTCGGTGTCGCGTAAATCCGTGCTGCCGGTGTTCGAAGAACTCAACGGCCTGTTGTTCTATCCGGTGCAGTACGAAGGCGAAGAGATGTCGCCGAACGTGTTCTACACCGGTGCCGCGCCGAACCAGCAGGCGATCCCGGCGGTGGAGTACCTGATGAGCGAAGAAGGCGGCAGCGCCAAGCGTTTCTTCCTGTTGGGCACCGACTACGTGTACCCGCGCACCACCAACAAAATCCTGCGCTCGTTCCTGCATTCCAAAGGCGTGGCAGATAAAGACATCGAAGAGGTCTACACCCCGTTCGGCCATGCCGATTACCAGACCATCGTGGCCAACATCAAGAAGTTCTCTGCCGGCGGCAAGACCGCGGTGATCTCCACCGTCAACGGCGACTCCAACGTGCCGTTCTACAAAGAACTGGCCAACCAGGGCCTGAAGGCCACCGACGTACCGGTGGTGGCGTTCTCGGTGGGTGAAGAAGAACTGCGCGGCATCGACACCAAGCCGCTGGTGGGCAACCTTGCCGCGTGGAACTACTTCCAGTCGGTGGAGAACCCGGTGAACAAAAAATTCGTCGCCGACTGGAAAGCCTACGCCAAGAAGCACAACCTGCCGGGCGCCGACAAAGCCGTGACCAACGACCCGATGGAAGCCACCTACGTGGGCATCCATATGTGGGCGCAGGCGGCCGAGAAAGCCAAGTCCACCGACGTCGACAAAGTGCGTGAAGCCCTGGCCGGCCAGACCTTCGCCGCGCCGTCGGGCTTTACCCTGACCATGGACAAGACCAACCACCACCTGCACAAGCCGGTGATGATCGGCGAGATCCAGGCCGACGGGCAGTTCTCGGTGGTGTGGCAGACCCAGGAGCCGATCCGCGCGCAGCCGTGGAGCCCGTACATCCCTGGCAATGACAAAAAGCCGGACTACGCCGTGAAAAGCAACTAA
- a CDS encoding PepSY domain-containing protein, which produces MNKQKISFYNLAWRWHFYAGLFVAPFMVLLALTGIIYLFKPQLDPLMYGHLLTVPAAEHALSADEQLQRAKAAFPQATLSKYLPPADATRSAQFVMHKDGREVTVFVDPYRGTVLGEQDAKYNLQAIARALHGELMIGTTGDRLVELAAGWGVMLVVSGLYLWWPRGKSSAGVLWPRFNSRGRVFWRDLHAVAGFWGAAFLLVMLLSGMTWTGFWGKQYADLWNTFPAAMWNNVPQSDQQARVLNTATQQTVPWAMENTPMPVSGDHAEHMNHGAMHATPAAPAISLQQVVDLATARKVEPGYSITLPTTAEGVFTVSVFADDPRNDATLHVDQYTGKVLADVRWEHYNLVARATETGVMLHEGKMFGWVNQLIVLVICLMILLSAVSGVVIWWKRRPQGGLGVPPLRHDLPKWKTAMAIMLGLAIIFPLVGASLIAVWALDRLVLARFFGQRAPSTDQA; this is translated from the coding sequence ATGAACAAGCAAAAAATCTCCTTCTACAACCTGGCCTGGCGTTGGCACTTTTACGCCGGCCTCTTCGTCGCCCCGTTCATGGTGCTGCTGGCCCTCACCGGCATCATCTACCTGTTCAAGCCCCAGCTCGACCCGCTGATGTACGGCCACCTGCTGACGGTGCCGGCCGCCGAACACGCCTTGAGCGCCGACGAGCAACTGCAACGCGCCAAGGCCGCCTTCCCCCAGGCCACCCTCAGCAAATACCTGCCGCCGGCGGACGCCACCCGCAGTGCGCAGTTCGTCATGCATAAGGATGGGCGCGAGGTGACGGTGTTCGTCGACCCCTATCGCGGCACCGTGCTCGGCGAACAGGACGCAAAATACAACCTGCAAGCCATCGCCCGCGCGCTGCACGGTGAGCTGATGATCGGCACCACCGGCGACCGGCTGGTGGAGCTCGCCGCCGGCTGGGGCGTGATGCTGGTGGTGTCGGGCCTGTACCTGTGGTGGCCGCGTGGCAAGTCGTCAGCTGGCGTCTTGTGGCCACGTTTTAACAGCCGTGGCCGGGTGTTCTGGCGCGATCTGCACGCGGTCGCCGGTTTCTGGGGCGCGGCATTTTTGCTGGTGATGCTGCTCAGCGGCATGACCTGGACCGGCTTCTGGGGCAAGCAATACGCCGACCTGTGGAACACCTTTCCGGCGGCGATGTGGAACAACGTGCCGCAGTCCGATCAACAGGCGCGAGTGCTTAACACCGCCACCCAACAGACCGTGCCCTGGGCCATGGAAAACACGCCGATGCCGGTGTCCGGCGACCATGCCGAGCACATGAACCACGGCGCGATGCATGCAACGCCGGCCGCGCCTGCCATCAGCCTGCAACAGGTGGTCGACCTGGCCACCGCGCGCAAGGTCGAGCCCGGCTACAGCATCACACTCCCCACCACCGCCGAAGGCGTGTTCACCGTCTCGGTGTTTGCCGACGACCCGCGCAACGACGCCACCCTGCACGTGGACCAGTACACCGGCAAGGTGCTGGCGGATGTGCGCTGGGAGCATTACAACCTGGTCGCGCGGGCGACCGAGACCGGGGTGATGCTGCACGAGGGCAAAATGTTCGGCTGGGTCAACCAACTGATCGTGCTGGTGATCTGCCTGATGATTCTGCTCAGCGCCGTCAGCGGCGTGGTGATCTGGTGGAAGCGCCGGCCCCAGGGTGGACTGGGCGTTCCGCCGTTGCGCCATGACCTGCCGAAGTGGAAAACCGCGATGGCGATCATGCTCGGCCTGGCAATCATTTTCCCGCTGGTGGGCGCCTCGCTGATCGCGGTGTGGGCGTTGGATCGGTTGGTGTTGGCGCGTTTCTTTGGCCAGCGCGCGCCCTCCACGGATCAGGCATAA
- a CDS encoding TonB-dependent copper receptor produces MSRFSADTRLGSTPVLAALCGALLAPCAQADEHAEHELSPTVITAIAPSSPLTAVTNPKDPRQPVPASDGGDYLKTIPGFALVRNGGTNGDPVLRGMFGSRLNILTNGSMMLGACPGRMDAPTSYISPETYDRLTVIKGPQTVLWGPGASAGTVLFEREPEHFGELGTRLNASVLAGSNGRFDKVIDAAAGGPLGYVRVIGNQAHADDYKDGNNDTVASRYDKWNGDVAVGFTPDADTLLELTAGRGDGQARYAGRGMDGSQFLRESLGLRFEKSNIGEVLDKVEAQVYYNYADHVMDNYSLRTPSGTGMMAGPMASNVDRRTLGARIKATWRWADVQLIGGLDAQTNEHRARSSMGVDTYKDLPRNKDADFHNYGVFGELTWYAADRERLISGARLDRASAKDFRQTTGSGMSTRANPTAGDTRADTLPSGFMRYEHDLADSPTTLYAGLGHAQRFPDYWELFSPNTGASGSVNAFDGVKPEKTTQLDVGAQYKTDDLEAWASAYVGQVRDFILFDYRAGMMGTTSQARNVDARIMGGELGAAYRLTRNWKADATLAYAWGKNSSDGKALPQMPPLDARLGLTYSEDDWSAGALWRVVAAQHRIDQNKGNVVGKDYDKSAGFGVFSLNAAYRINKNFKVSTGVDNLFGKAYAEHLNLAGNAGFGYPASDPQAIKEPGRTLWTKVDMSF; encoded by the coding sequence ATGTCCAGGTTTTCTGCTGACACCCGTTTGGGAAGTACCCCTGTGCTCGCGGCCCTGTGCGGCGCTTTACTCGCGCCCTGCGCTCAGGCCGACGAACACGCCGAACATGAGCTGAGCCCCACCGTGATCACCGCGATCGCGCCCAGCTCACCGCTGACCGCTGTCACCAACCCGAAAGATCCGCGCCAACCCGTGCCCGCCAGCGACGGCGGCGACTACCTCAAGACCATCCCCGGCTTCGCCCTGGTGCGCAACGGCGGCACCAATGGCGACCCGGTGCTGCGCGGCATGTTCGGTTCGCGCCTGAATATCCTCACCAACGGCAGCATGATGCTCGGCGCCTGCCCAGGCCGGATGGACGCGCCCACCTCATACATATCCCCGGAAACCTACGACCGTCTCACCGTGATCAAAGGCCCGCAAACCGTGCTGTGGGGCCCTGGTGCCTCGGCCGGCACCGTCCTGTTCGAGCGCGAGCCGGAACACTTCGGCGAACTGGGCACCCGGCTCAATGCCAGTGTCCTGGCCGGCTCCAACGGGCGCTTCGACAAGGTCATCGATGCCGCCGCCGGCGGGCCATTGGGCTACGTGCGGGTGATCGGCAACCAGGCCCATGCCGATGACTACAAGGACGGCAATAACGACACGGTCGCCTCGCGTTACGACAAATGGAACGGCGACGTCGCCGTGGGTTTCACCCCCGACGCCGACACCCTGCTGGAACTCACCGCCGGGCGTGGCGATGGTCAAGCACGCTACGCCGGGCGCGGCATGGACGGCTCGCAGTTCCTGCGCGAAAGCCTGGGGCTGCGCTTCGAGAAATCGAATATCGGCGAGGTGCTGGATAAGGTCGAAGCCCAGGTCTACTACAACTATGCCGACCACGTGATGGACAACTACAGCCTGCGCACGCCCTCAGGCACCGGGATGATGGCCGGGCCGATGGCGTCGAATGTCGACCGGCGCACCCTCGGTGCACGCATCAAGGCCACATGGCGCTGGGCCGATGTGCAACTGATCGGCGGCCTGGACGCGCAAACCAATGAACACCGCGCGCGCAGCAGCATGGGCGTCGACACCTACAAGGACCTGCCGCGAAACAAGGACGCCGACTTTCACAACTACGGCGTGTTCGGCGAACTCACCTGGTACGCCGCCGACCGCGAGCGCCTGATCAGCGGCGCGCGCCTGGACCGTGCTTCGGCCAAGGATTTTCGGCAAACCACCGGCTCGGGCATGAGCACCCGCGCCAACCCCACCGCCGGTGACACACGCGCCGATACCCTGCCCTCAGGTTTCATGCGCTACGAGCACGACCTGGCCGACAGCCCCACCACCCTCTATGCCGGCCTGGGTCATGCGCAGCGGTTCCCGGATTACTGGGAGCTGTTCTCGCCCAACACCGGCGCGAGCGGTTCGGTGAATGCCTTCGACGGGGTGAAGCCGGAGAAGACCACCCAGCTCGATGTCGGCGCGCAATACAAAACCGACGATCTGGAGGCCTGGGCCTCGGCCTACGTTGGCCAGGTGCGTGACTTCATCCTGTTCGACTACCGCGCCGGCATGATGGGCACCACTTCCCAGGCGCGTAACGTCGACGCCCGTATCATGGGCGGCGAACTGGGCGCGGCGTACAGGCTGACGCGCAACTGGAAAGCCGACGCGACCCTCGCCTACGCCTGGGGCAAGAACAGCAGCGACGGCAAGGCCCTGCCGCAGATGCCACCCCTGGATGCACGCCTGGGCCTGACCTACAGCGAAGACGACTGGAGCGCCGGCGCGCTGTGGCGGGTGGTGGCTGCGCAACACCGTATCGACCAGAACAAGGGCAACGTGGTCGGCAAGGACTACGACAAGAGCGCTGGGTTCGGCGTGTTCTCGCTGAACGCGGCGTACCGCATCAACAAAAATTTCAAGGTCAGCACCGGCGTCGACAACCTGTTCGGCAAGGCCTACGCCGAGCACCTGAACCTGGCGGGCAATGCCGGGTTCGGCTACCCGGCCAGTGATCCGCAGGCCATCAAAGAGCCAGGGCGCACGCTCTGGACCAAGGTGGACATGAGCTTCTAA
- a CDS encoding DUF2946 domain-containing protein translates to MGAPRARLSAHRRVKRGSWVSLFAMLMIFIGPLISQAMPMDHHAGMSMPMSMSMDMPGDHGEDHQPKAPSEHHALWAKCGYCDLLFSCPALPGNVSFVALGSPPPANALTPATRLGHARQSIFPGARSRAPPIAS, encoded by the coding sequence ATGGGCGCCCCCCGCGCCAGGCTCTCTGCACACCGCCGCGTGAAGCGCGGCAGTTGGGTCAGCCTGTTCGCCATGCTGATGATTTTTATCGGACCGCTGATTTCCCAGGCGATGCCGATGGATCATCACGCCGGTATGTCGATGCCGATGAGCATGTCCATGGACATGCCCGGCGACCATGGCGAAGATCATCAGCCTAAAGCCCCCAGCGAACATCATGCACTCTGGGCCAAGTGCGGTTATTGCGACCTGCTGTTCAGTTGCCCGGCCCTGCCCGGCAATGTGTCATTCGTGGCCCTCGGTTCCCCGCCGCCGGCCAATGCCCTCACCCCCGCCACGCGCCTGGGCCATGCCCGGCAGAGCATCTTCCCCGGCGCGCGCAGCCGTGCACCGCCCATCGCCTCGTAG
- a CDS encoding copper chaperone PCu(A)C codes for MLKSSLLLAALLLPVFSAANAEDYKAGDLLVSDPWSQELPPNAPTVAAYFVIHNTGATPDRLLSAETPLAQKAELHEHVMQGDLMKMQQVPSVAVPAKGELTFAPMAYHVMLLGLKDRSLLADGKQFPLTLTFEKAGKVEVQVSVQKVPPMANHEHKHAQ; via the coding sequence ATGCTTAAATCTTCCCTGCTTCTGGCCGCGTTGTTGCTGCCGGTGTTCAGTGCCGCCAATGCCGAAGACTACAAGGCCGGCGACTTGCTGGTCAGCGATCCCTGGTCCCAGGAATTGCCGCCCAATGCCCCCACCGTCGCCGCGTACTTTGTGATTCATAACACCGGCGCCACGCCGGATCGCCTGCTCAGTGCCGAAACCCCCTTGGCGCAGAAAGCCGAGTTGCATGAGCATGTGATGCAGGGCGATTTGATGAAGATGCAGCAAGTGCCCAGCGTGGCCGTACCGGCCAAGGGTGAGCTGACCTTCGCGCCCATGGCCTACCACGTGATGTTGCTGGGCCTCAAAGACCGCAGCCTGTTGGCCGACGGCAAGCAGTTTCCGCTGACCCTGACCTTCGAAAAAGCCGGCAAGGTCGAGGTGCAAGTGTCGGTACAAAAAGTCCCGCCGATGGCCAATCACGAGCATAAACACGCTCAATAG